The nucleotide sequence ATTAAgctaattatcaattatgctgatgAACCAAAAAGATTATGATAATAAGAAaccaacaagaaaaattaaattgtgGGACCAATTGAGGTATTACTCTTTATTTATTTTGCATTATGCTAAGAGCACTTAAtgatttttaataaagaaaattgataaaattgtgaaagaataagaaaagaagagaggaagaatatTATACTTTGTATtttttgattgattgaattgaattgtattatgaaagtaaaactaatatatatagagcattggcCTAAGAAAGATAAacgcaaataaagataagataagaacaactaaagataagataagataaaataataaagactaaaCTTGTAATTAAATTTATGTATTATGTTGGACTGAATTTATAGGTCACGAGACTTTTTTATTTATGTCATGGACTAAGGTAGAAAAGTAGTTTAATAAACATTTTGATTACGAAGTTAAAACTTTAAAATGTCCAATTGGGTATTGTTAAAGAAAAAGCTATGGAAGTTTCGAATTTAAATTACCTTGACTTAGCTTACCCTTTATTTAAAAGCgcatttatttgaaaataatgcatttttttcttttggaaTAAATAATATTAGAGCAATACTTTAAATTAATCTAAAACAATTAACCTTTATACCGGATAAATTAATCCCTAACAAAAAGGTTTAACAAAGTGACTATTTAattcttttataaaattataCAAATTAACTTTNNNNNNNNNNNNNNNNNNNNNNNNNNNNNNNNNNNNNNNNNNNNNNNNNNNCAATATTTTCATAAGTTCTTTTAAAGTACTTCTGAATcctaagatttgaaaataaaaaacacaactacatgaatttttttttttaacaaagataagagactcgaacccgcaacctcttagttGAGTATAGGAAGATTATGCCATTTAAGTTATAATTCATTGGCCACAACTACATGAACTTGTCAACCTATTAAACATAAAGTGTTATCTTataattttaaaagtataaatATCTTTCGAATAAGTATTATCAGTTTCATCCTTAGTGTTTTGTTATATTTCGGCTTATCAACAAGCACTTTTTAGTTGTGTCCATTTTGAGTTTGACGACCATAACAAATGCAATGAACAATAATGTATCTATCCCCCACATGTGCAATAACGATGACAAAACATGATTTGATGTATCTATCCCCATTACAAGGTGCATCCTAGTGACTTACACAGGATAGGACACAATATAAATAcacataaatttttaattatataaaatatttaaaatattttttattttaataaataataatatatattatttttaagcttatttcaaaaatatatttagaTATACATTTTTTTATTAAGTGGGTCTAagtgtatataatttttttttattttttattaagatgattaagaacaaaaaatatacGTATCAAACAAATGttgtatctaaaatatatttaacACGTAAATGCAGTTAGCAAAGTGCCATATTTCATAGATCATTGCAAGATGAACGAACTGGGAATATTGCAGGAACTAAATAGCTAGGGaccagagaaaaggaaaaggagttgtttctgcatggaaacATTTGCATTAATTGCATGGCTTATCATCTATAGTTCTTAATATGCGTATAACAAAACAACGGCTCAAGTGCTCAACTATCTCGATTACCTATATCTATATGTCGAAATATTTACAAACAAATAGAAATTAATCACGGTCTTTGATTATGAATACCTCAATCTTTtttaagaaaagtaaatgcaaacAAGTTTCGCAGTGTACTATAAAGCTACCAAAGAAAGTTAACAATAATAATGGTTTGTTCTATATATGAGAATTGAAAGACTTTGATATCGTTGGTTAATTACCTTACCTTATGGAAGGAAATGTTTTTGAAGCGCTTCCTTCTATTGTAAATCCTTaattgtatttcattcttgtaacaATGTGACAATTTCTAATCTTGGGATTTGATGACTAATCTATCTCTTAATTTGATTAGCCTCTTTCATCTTCCACTATCCCAAAATGTGAAGCTTCAGTCTCAACACACCGAATCAATTAAGTCCCTTTTGTCCTTGTGACGTTATTGGAAGGTATATTgcatttgtctttgttttcttgtTTCTATTTCCGTTTCGGaaatcaaccaaaaacaaaatacatACTTGTTGATGTTTATGCCCTCATTTTTACAAACAAGTACTCTAACCGTTAAAATCTCAGCGAATTTAGGAATAAAATGATTCACATCCGATCAATTGGAAATTGGGTTTTGACTTTTGAGTTGCGATGACTTGGAGTTTAGCCGGTCCGGTTCGATTTTCAAAAGCGTACGATTTTTTTGGATTTAGTTATGCTAGATTAGATTAAAGTGTGGCTAGTTTTTTTAGTTTGTTGTTGTAGGTGCTACATATTCATCGgagaaatcaaaattaattaagtaTTGGGCACTATtactaaaaacaaatttaaatcagattaattttttttctcacaTATTTTTAgatagataataataataatgaatacTATTTTCCTTTGTCAATAACACGCAGTAAAGAAAGCTtaaccacaaaaaaaaaagagaagtaaaTTTAGTGCGTAGCTTACTTGATGCTGTTAGAAGTTGTAATGATGTAAGCAATATTTGTGCCAAATAAGCCTCCATGAACCAGCACTCCACATATCTTTTCCTTTGTATCTCCTAATTAGTAATTAGTAATTGGTAATTAGTAATTACAATCAATCATAATATGCAATCTACAAAGTCAATGTTGTAGACAAACGATTGAGGCTACTAATAAAGTAATAAGTTCTTTCTAAACAATGTATGTTAATTAGTATGCCGAGGAAATTGGTAAAATAAGAAATTAGGAATCTAATTATCTTTGAATTAAGATCATAAAATtcatacataaaattataaatttaatgtgGTTAATTCTATTTTGTTactttacaattttttttactttggatCATTTTTTTAGATGAATATTTCTATAAAGATATcttcacataaaaataatattGCAAATTGTTAGATAATTTAACATATTTTACTGAATCATCTAACAATTATAATATCATCTTTATATAAAATGTTTTTTATGAGAATATtcatattcattttttttaatacaagACATTCAAAATGTGTTAGTTATTGTATAGTTATTTTTATCAAAGTATTCATTTATGAAAAGTTTGTTTTANNNNNNNNNNNNNNNNTAATATATTAAATttgttgagagagagagaaagagatttGACCAAGAAACATCTTGACAGCAAGCATGTAGGAAGAGTTCCTAATAGAACCAAGTTGAGGGTGAGGAAATCTGTAGCAATCACATAGAATGTATGAAGAAACAAAGGTGATGGGTGCAAAGAGCATGAGCAACAATGGACCTGCGATCCACCCTAACTGTGCCACTGCCCATGCTAGAGACAACACTCCTGCCCCTATTACACCTGTTATTATGTGTGA is from Arachis ipaensis cultivar K30076 chromosome B01, Araip1.1, whole genome shotgun sequence and encodes:
- the LOC107616362 gene encoding probable amino acid permease 7, with amino-acid sequence MVVEGAIDDESPLIQSFCSGDVLGGPSKRTGSVWSAVSHIITGVIGAGVLSLAWAVAQLGWIAGPLLLMLFAPITFVSSYILCDCYRFPHPQLGSIRNSSYMLAVKMFLGDTKEKICGVLVHGGLFGTNIAYIITTSNSIK